In the genome of Lynx canadensis isolate LIC74 chromosome X, mLynCan4.pri.v2, whole genome shotgun sequence, one region contains:
- the LOC115507617 gene encoding cyclin-dependent kinase 2-like, with protein MENFQKVDKIGEGTYGVVYKAKNKVTGEVVALKKIRLDTETEGVPSTAIREISLLKELNHPNIVKLLDVIHTENKLYLVFEFLHQDLKKFMDASALTGIPLPLIKSYLFQLLQGLAFCHSHRVLRRDLTPQNLLINAEGAIKLADFGLARAFGVPVRTYTHEVVTLWYRAPEILLGCKYYSTAVDIWSLGCIFAEMVTRRALFPGDSEIDQLFRIFRTLGTPDEVVWPGVTSMPDYKPSFPKWARQDFSKVVPPLDEDGRSLLSQMLHYDPNKRISAKAALAHPFFQDVTKPVPHLRL; from the coding sequence ATGGAGAACTTCCAAAAAGTGGATAAGATCGGAGAGGGCACGTACGGAGTTGTGTACAAAGCCAAAAACAAGGTGACGGGAGAAGTGGTGGCGCTTAAAAAAATCCGCCTGGACACTGAGACAGAGGGTGTACCCAGTACTGCTATACGAGAGATTTCTCTGCTTAAGGAGCTTAACCACCCTAACATTGTCAAGCTGCTGGATGTCAtccacacagaaaacaaactctaCCTAGTTTTTGAGTTTCTGCACCAGGATCTGAAGAAATTCATGGATGCCTCTGCTTTGACTGGCATTCCTCTTCCCCTCATCAAGAGCTATCTGTTCCAGCTGCTCCAGGGCCTAGCCTTCTGCCATTCTCATCGGGTTCTGCGCCGAGACCTCACACCTCAGAATCTGCTTATCAACGCAGAGGGGGCCATCAAGCTAGCAGACTTTGGACTAGCCAGAGCCTTTGGAGTACCTGTTCGTACTTACACCCATGAGGTGGTGACCCTGTGGTACCGAGCACCTGAAATCCTTCTGGGCTGCAAGTACTACTCCACAGCTGTAGATATCTGGAGCCTGGGCTGCATCTTTGCTGAGATGGTGACCCGCCGAGCCCTATTTCCTGGAGATTCCGAAATCGACCAACTCTTCCGGATCTTCCGGACTCTGGGGACCCCAGATGAAGTGGTTTGGCCAGGAGTTACTTCTATGCCTGATTATAAGCCGAGTTTCCCCAAGTGGGCCCGGCAAGATTTTAGCAAAGTTGTTCCTCCCTTGGATGAAGATGGACGGAGCTTGCTGTCGCAAATGCTGCACTACGACCCCAACAAGCGGATTTCGGCAAAGGCAGCTCTGGCTCACCCTTTCTTCCAGGATGTGACCAAGCCAGTGCCCCACCTTCGACTCTGA